A genomic window from Rhizobium sp. 007 includes:
- the accB gene encoding acetyl-CoA carboxylase biotin carboxyl carrier protein, translating into MAETKKGIDQALIRDLANILNDTDLTEIEVEQDDLRIRVSRAGNTHYVQAPIGVPAYAAAASSAAAPQPAPAVPAAAVRNPANTVNAPMVGTVYMAPAPGARAFIEVGATVKEGQTLLIIEAMKTMNQIPSPKSGKVTEILVEDGQPVEYGQLLVVIE; encoded by the coding sequence ATGGCTGAGACGAAAAAAGGTATCGATCAGGCGCTGATCCGCGATCTCGCAAACATCCTCAACGACACGGACCTGACGGAGATCGAGGTCGAGCAGGACGATCTGCGTATCCGCGTTTCGCGCGCCGGCAACACGCATTATGTCCAGGCGCCGATCGGTGTTCCTGCCTATGCTGCAGCCGCTTCTTCTGCAGCCGCACCGCAGCCTGCTCCCGCTGTTCCGGCCGCCGCAGTGCGTAACCCGGCCAACACCGTCAACGCTCCGATGGTCGGCACTGTCTACATGGCTCCGGCTCCCGGCGCCCGTGCCTTCATCGAAGTCGGCGCGACCGTCAAGGAAGGCCAAACGCTTCTCATCATCGAAGCAATGAAGACGATGAACCAGATCCCATCTCCGAAGTCCGGTAAGGTCACGGAGATCCTCGTCGAGGATGGTCAGCCCGTCGAATACGGCCAACTCCTCGTCGTCATCGAATAA
- a CDS encoding DUF2155 domain-containing protein, with translation MKLFTRNHVLRAAGFALALGSSFLPQAASAARIDNPVAVFSGLDKITGRITTFDVYVNETVQFGALQVTPKACYSRDQEEAQKIDGFVEVDEITLDRKIRRIFTGWMFADSPGLNAVEHPIYDVWLKDCKAQSEVPAPEGAAK, from the coding sequence ATGAAGCTTTTCACGCGGAATCATGTCCTGCGTGCTGCCGGGTTTGCCCTGGCGCTTGGTTCTTCCTTCTTGCCGCAGGCGGCGTCTGCCGCACGCATCGACAATCCCGTTGCCGTCTTCTCCGGCCTCGACAAAATCACCGGCCGCATCACCACCTTCGACGTCTATGTCAACGAGACCGTGCAGTTCGGCGCACTTCAGGTCACGCCGAAGGCCTGCTATTCGCGCGACCAGGAGGAAGCCCAGAAGATCGACGGTTTCGTCGAAGTCGACGAGATCACCCTCGACCGAAAGATCCGCCGCATCTTCACCGGCTGGATGTTCGCAGACAGCCCCGGCCTCAACGCTGTGGAACACCCGATTTATGACGTCTGGCTGAAGGACTGCAAGGCGCAGTCCGAGGTGCCGGCGCCCGAAGGCGCGGCGAAGTAG
- the aat gene encoding leucyl/phenylalanyl-tRNA--protein transferase yields the protein MAGSRRKSPGITPEILLRAYSIGLFPMAESADDPEIFWVEPELRGVLPLDNFHVSKSLAKTIRRQPFDIRFDHDFDAVIAACAEATFDRPSTWINHTIRSLYSTLHRMGHAHSVEAWHDDQLVGGLYGVSLGSAFFGESMFSRRTDASKICLVHLVARLRDRDFTLLDTQFTTEHLKTFGAIDVPKDDYAVMLAAAMDSPHLKF from the coding sequence ATGGCAGGCTCGCGCAGGAAGTCCCCAGGCATTACCCCGGAGATTCTCCTGCGCGCCTATTCCATCGGCCTCTTCCCGATGGCCGAATCCGCCGACGATCCGGAAATCTTCTGGGTCGAGCCGGAGCTTCGCGGCGTGCTGCCGCTCGACAACTTCCATGTCTCTAAAAGCCTTGCGAAGACTATCCGCAGGCAGCCCTTCGATATCCGCTTTGATCATGATTTCGACGCCGTGATCGCGGCCTGTGCCGAGGCGACCTTCGACCGTCCGAGCACCTGGATAAACCATACGATCAGATCACTCTATTCGACGCTCCACCGCATGGGCCATGCCCATTCCGTTGAAGCATGGCACGACGATCAACTGGTCGGCGGCCTCTATGGCGTCTCGCTCGGTTCCGCGTTCTTCGGCGAGAGCATGTTCTCCCGCCGCACCGATGCCTCGAAGATCTGTCTCGTTCATCTGGTTGCGCGTCTGCGCGACAGGGACTTCACCCTGCTCGACACGCAATTCACCACCGAGCATTTGAAGACCTTCGGCGCCATCGACGTGCCCAAGGACGACTATGCGGTGATGCTCGCCGCGGCGATGGATTCACCGCACCTGAAGTTTTGA
- a CDS encoding DsbA family protein: MTFFPKAFTALALAASVALPLPAAALDDAQKKEFGEFIKEYLIQNPEIMIDVQNALQKKQEEARLVKANRAIEDNEKEIFDAKYDAAIGNPKGDVTIVEFFDYNCGYCRHALSDMQTMLEKDKNVRFVLKELPILGPESAAAHKVSDAFRKLAPEKYGEFHIALLGSGGRADEEKALGVAESLGVSKEQILAEMKKSPSDESVQKTYQLAQNLGITGTPSYVIGNELVQGAVGFDDLEAKVKNMRTCGKTSC; encoded by the coding sequence ATGACCTTCTTCCCGAAAGCCTTCACCGCCCTTGCGCTCGCAGCGAGCGTTGCCCTGCCCCTTCCGGCGGCAGCCCTCGATGACGCGCAGAAGAAGGAGTTCGGCGAGTTCATCAAGGAATACCTGATCCAGAACCCCGAGATCATGATTGACGTTCAAAATGCCCTGCAGAAGAAGCAGGAAGAGGCTCGCCTCGTGAAAGCCAACAGGGCGATCGAAGACAACGAGAAGGAAATCTTCGACGCGAAATACGACGCGGCCATCGGCAATCCGAAGGGCGACGTCACGATCGTCGAGTTCTTCGACTACAATTGCGGTTATTGCCGCCACGCTCTTTCAGACATGCAGACCATGCTCGAAAAAGACAAGAACGTCCGTTTCGTGCTGAAGGAACTTCCGATCCTCGGGCCGGAATCGGCTGCTGCCCACAAGGTCTCGGACGCCTTCCGCAAGCTTGCGCCTGAAAAATACGGCGAGTTCCACATCGCCCTGCTCGGCAGCGGTGGACGGGCTGATGAGGAGAAGGCTCTCGGCGTTGCGGAATCGCTCGGCGTCAGCAAGGAGCAGATCCTCGCGGAGATGAAGAAGAGCCCGAGTGACGAGAGCGTTCAGAAGACCTATCAGCTTGCCCAGAACCTCGGCATCACCGGCACACCGTCCTATGTGATCGGCAACGAGCTGGTACAGGGCGCGGTCGGCTTCGACGACCTGGAGGCCAAGGTCAAGAACATGCGCACCTGCGGCAAGACGAGCTGCTGA
- the accC gene encoding acetyl-CoA carboxylase biotin carboxylase subunit, translating into MVSKILIANRGEIALRVLRACKELGIPCVVVHSTADADAMHVRLADESVCIGPPPSRDSYLNIHQIVAACEITGADAVHPGYGFLSENAKFADILDAHDITFIGPTADHIRIMGDKITAKTTALELGIPVVPGSDGEVKTEEDAIKTAALIGYPVLIKATAGGGGRGMKVAKSEADLIEAWSTARAEAAAAFGNDAVYMEKYLGKPRHIEIQVFGDGEGNAIHLGERDCSLQRRHQKVWEEANSPALNVEQRMKIGQICADAMKKLKYRGAGTIEFLYENGEFYFIEMNTRLQVEHPITEAITGIDLVHEQIRVASGRGLSVTQEEVTFEGHAIECRINAEDPRTFVPSPGTITHFHAPGGLGVRIDSGAYQGYKIPPYYDSLIGKLIVHGRTRVECMMRLRRALDEFVVDGIKTTLPLFQDLVSNQDIANGDYDIHWLEHYLANHPA; encoded by the coding sequence ATGGTCTCCAAAATCCTCATAGCCAATCGCGGGGAAATCGCGCTGCGCGTGCTGCGCGCCTGCAAGGAGCTCGGCATTCCCTGCGTCGTGGTTCACTCCACCGCCGATGCCGATGCCATGCATGTGCGCCTTGCCGACGAGAGCGTCTGCATTGGCCCGCCGCCCTCGCGCGATAGCTATCTGAACATCCATCAGATCGTTGCTGCCTGCGAAATCACCGGTGCGGATGCCGTGCATCCGGGCTATGGCTTCCTTTCGGAAAATGCCAAGTTCGCGGACATTCTCGATGCCCACGACATCACCTTCATCGGTCCGACGGCGGACCATATCCGCATCATGGGCGACAAGATCACCGCCAAGACGACCGCGCTGGAACTCGGCATCCCGGTTGTTCCAGGCTCGGACGGCGAAGTGAAGACCGAGGAAGATGCGATCAAGACGGCAGCCTTGATCGGCTATCCGGTTCTCATCAAGGCAACGGCAGGCGGCGGCGGCCGCGGCATGAAGGTCGCAAAATCCGAGGCCGACCTCATCGAGGCTTGGTCGACGGCACGCGCGGAAGCGGCGGCGGCCTTCGGCAACGACGCCGTCTACATGGAAAAGTATCTCGGCAAGCCGCGCCACATCGAAATCCAGGTGTTTGGCGACGGTGAAGGCAATGCGATCCACCTTGGCGAACGTGACTGCTCGCTACAGCGCCGTCACCAGAAAGTCTGGGAAGAGGCAAACTCTCCGGCGCTAAACGTCGAGCAGCGCATGAAGATCGGCCAGATCTGCGCCGACGCCATGAAGAAGCTGAAGTATCGCGGCGCCGGCACGATCGAATTCCTCTACGAAAACGGCGAATTCTATTTCATCGAAATGAACACCCGCCTGCAGGTGGAGCATCCGATCACCGAAGCGATCACCGGCATCGATCTCGTGCACGAGCAGATCCGCGTCGCCTCCGGCCGCGGCCTCTCCGTCACGCAGGAAGAGGTCACCTTCGAGGGTCACGCCATCGAATGCCGCATCAATGCCGAGGACCCGCGCACTTTCGTGCCTTCGCCCGGCACGATCACGCATTTCCATGCGCCGGGCGGCCTCGGTGTGCGCATCGATAGCGGCGCCTATCAGGGCTACAAGATCCCGCCCTACTATGATAGCCTCATCGGCAAGCTCATCGTGCATGGACGTACCCGCGTCGAATGCATGATGCGTCTGCGCCGTGCTCTTGACGAATTCGTCGTCGACGGCATCAAGACGACGCTACCACTGTTCCAGGATCTCGTGTCCAATCAGGATATCGCCAACGGCGACTATGATATCCACTGGCTGGAACACTACCTGGCCAACCATCCGGCATAA
- the aroQ gene encoding type II 3-dehydroquinate dehydratase has protein sequence MTQTIFVLNGPNLNLLGTREPGIYGGKTLTDIETDCKAAGGELGLEIDFRQSNHEGVLIDWLHEANGKAAGVMLNAGAYTHTSLALHDAIRAISIPVVELHITNVHAREEFRHKSLIAPAVKGVICGFGPHSYILALHALKNLTA, from the coding sequence ATGACGCAGACCATTTTCGTCCTGAACGGACCTAACCTGAATTTGCTGGGCACCAGAGAGCCCGGCATTTACGGCGGAAAGACGCTCACGGATATCGAGACGGATTGCAAGGCGGCGGGCGGCGAACTCGGCTTGGAGATCGACTTCCGCCAGAGCAATCATGAAGGCGTCCTCATCGACTGGCTCCACGAGGCAAACGGCAAGGCGGCGGGCGTCATGCTCAATGCCGGCGCCTACACGCACACCTCGCTCGCACTGCACGATGCAATCCGCGCTATTTCCATTCCGGTGGTGGAACTCCATATCACCAACGTTCATGCTCGCGAAGAATTTCGCCACAAGTCGTTGATTGCGCCCGCTGTGAAGGGTGTCATCTGCGGTTTTGGCCCCCATAGCTATATCCTGGCGCTCCACGCGCTGAAGAACCTCACGGCATAA